One Oncorhynchus keta strain PuntledgeMale-10-30-2019 chromosome 23, Oket_V2, whole genome shotgun sequence DNA segment encodes these proteins:
- the tmub1 gene encoding transmembrane and ubiquitin-like domain-containing protein 1, whose product MALIEGVGDEVTLLFGAVLLLLVLVIAWASTHTAEPPENLFTTPPTSSSSSSVSASLQLRTAPSDPHPAPNNITTNDSDSSELPPTTTTLVSLTPPLGEEGKAEAGGQIPEVGGERGVEGAGGESSLLEEEGSGFRRDGVRHREGVGGGQAGAGPSPSPSFPTPTPLDSASSDSHFPDVDTTAAAERNMVLRLKFLNDTERMAQVKPEDTIGYIKRTYFAGQEHQVRLIYQGQLLQDDGQTLASLNLSDNCVLHCHISQHATRAAPAGARAADQVHVALNVGSLMVPLFVLMLSVLWYFQIQYRQFFTAPATASLVGITIFFSFVAFAVYRR is encoded by the exons ATGGCTCTAATCGAGGGGGTGGGGGACGAGGTCACCCTGCTCTTTGGGGCGGTCCTCCTGCTGCTGGTACTGGTGATTGCCTGGGCCTCCACGCACACGGCCGAGCCCCCCGAAAACCTCTTCACAACACCCCctacctcatcctcctcctcttcagtctctgcctccctccagcTCCGGACCGCCCCCTCTGATCCGCACCCGGCTCCCAATAACATCACCACCAATGACAGCGACAGTTCGGAGTTGCCACCTACCACAACCACTCTGGTCAGCCTGACCCCACCTTTGGGGGAGGAAGGCAAGGCAGAGGCCGGAGGACAGATTCCTGAGGTGGGTGGAGAAAGGGGAGTAGagggggcaggtggagagagcagCCTTCTGGAAGAAGAGGGGTCGGGCTTCAGGAGGGATGGTGTGAGACACCGAGAGGGCGTCGGAGGTGGCCAGGCTGGAGCCggcccctctccttccccttctttcCCCACCCCGACTCCACTAGACAGTGCCTCAAGTGACAGCCACTTCCCTGATGTGGATACTACTGCCGCTGCCGAGAGGAACATGGTCTTGCGTCTTAAGTTCCTCAACGACACAGAGAGGATGGCCCAGGTCAAGCCTGAGGACACCATTGGTTACATCAAAAG GACCTACTTCGCCGGTCAAGAGCACCAGGTGCGCCTCATCTACCAGGGCCAGCTGCTACAGGATGATGGCCAGACACTGGCCTCGTTAAACCTGTCTGACAACTGCGTCTTGCACTGCCACATCTCCCAGCACGCCACCAGGGCAGCACCAGCAGGGGCCCGGGCTGCCGACCAGGTCCACGTGGCCCTCAACGTGGGCAGCCTCATGGTGCCCCTGTTTGTGCTCATGCTGTCTGTGCTCTGGTACTTCCAGATACAGTACCGTCAATTCTTCACCGCGCCCGCCACCGCGTCACTGGTGGGCATCACCATTTTCTTTAGCTTTGTGGCGTTTGCGGTCTATCGCCGCTGA